GGCTCCACCACGTCGACGTCCTCCACCTCGAGTTCGAGCGGTTCGTCGTCCACAACCGGAGCGAGCGGGGCCGAAGGGCTGGCCGAGATTCCCGACGAGACTGCCGGGCCATATCCAGGCGACGGTTCGAATGGGCCCGATGTTCTGACTCAGAGCGGGGTGGTGCGCCAAGACATCCGGTCCAGCTTCGGCGGCCCGACCGGCGTGGCCGAAGGGGTCGAGATGACCCTCGACCTGACCATCGTGGACATGGCCAATGGGAACATCCCCTTCGCCGGGGCCGCGGTCTACGTGTGGCACTGCGACCGCGAAGGGCGGTACTCGATGTACTCGGAGGGGATCACCGAGGAGAACTACCTCCGAGGCGTCCAGGTCGCTGACCGCAACGGTGTGGTGTCGTTCACCAGCATCTTCCCGGGTTGCTACTCGGGGCGCTGGCCGCACATCCACTTCGAGGTCTACGGCGCGGAAGGCGACATCACCGACTCGACGAAGGCGGTGGCCACATCACAGGTGGCCCTCCCCGTCGATGCGAGCAGCGCCGTGTACGGCGAGCCCGGCTATGAGAGCTCGGCTCGGAACTTCGGGTCGATCACCCTGGCCAGTGACAACGTGTTCGGCGAAGACGAGGGTGCCTCCCAGCTCGGAACGGTCAGCGGAGATGTCACGAATGGCTACCGGGTTTCGCTGACCGTCGGGGTCGACACCGCTACCGAACCGACAGGCGGCGGAATGGGTGGCGGTGGTGTCGGGGGTGGCCCTGGTGGTCCTCCCCCCGGTCGCTGAGCCGATCGCCTTGGCGACGTCCGTTTCGGACCCTCAGGACAGCCTCTCGTCTGAAATCGGGCCTGGTTGGTCAAGGGTGTAGCCAGGCCGTTCCGATGGGTGTCGCCGGAAGGCTCGCCTCCTAGGACGTAGCATCGGGCGGTGGCTGTGCTTGACACGACCTATTGCATGAACCTGGCCTTCACGCCACTGTCGAGATCGGTCGCCGATGCCGAGCGGCCAGCGGTCCTTCGAGCCCAGTCGAGAGGGGCCACGCCCTATGAGGACGATGGCTTCGAGGTCCACGCGTGCAAGGCGAGCGACCTGGCGCAGAACGTTTCGGTGCGCCCGAACCTGCTCACCACTGGATTCGACACCGTCGACCTCAGCGGTCATGAAGAACTTCAGCGTGCACTTGCAGGAATCCACCAGGCCGGGAAGATCAGCGACGTCTTGGCCGCGTCTGTGCGGGATGCGCTCGACGGCGCCGAGCTTCCAAGCTCGGGCGGTCACACCCTGACCGTTCTGTACGTGGCCGATGAAGGGCTGATCATGCGCGTCGGCGGACCCAACGGACTTGCCGTGGGTGGGGGAGACACCAAGGGCATGAACGGCCACGCCCCTGCGGTGTCGGTTCACGCCGACCAGGACGTGTACGGCACTCCGTTGGTCCAGCTGATGGACGGCCGGGCGCCGGACCTGTTCCACCACGACTCACCCGACGGCTTCAATCACGACGCCTCGCTGATGCTCGTCAACTTGTGGATCCCCTTGCAGCAGATCACCAGGCCACTGGTGTTGGCCGACGGCGCCAGCTTCGACCGAGCCCGCCATCAGCTCCGCTACGGGCTCCCCACCCAGTCGTTCCTGGACCGGGACCAGGACCAGGTCGTGAACGACATCTGGACCTTTGCCCACCACCCCGACCAGCGCTGGTTCTTCCGTTCGGAGATGGATCAGCGCTCGGCCTATGTGTTCAACACCTTGAGCACGCCTCACGCATCAGCAGTGCTTCCCGGCGAGGACGTGGCCGAACGCTGCTACCTGGGCCTCGAAGCGATCGAAGTGGCACTAGAGGTAGGAGATGTAGCGGCGGCGGCCCGTCTTGTCTCGGAGCTCGACGGCTGTGAGGTTCCTGTCAGCGCACCGCCCGCATTGCGTCAGGCAATCGACGAAATGGTTGACGTGATCACCAGGGCGGGATCGGTCTCGGTGATGGACGTTCGACAGCGTCAAAGGTGGCTGGACAGGGCCCGGTCTGCCCGCAGGAGCGTGCTGCGCATGTCGCTCGAGTTGCGACTGGTTGTCTCCGTCGCATTTGGTGTCGAGCGATTGGGCGAGCCGTCCCATGGGCGCGGCACGTATGAACCGAGACGGAACCTCGACGGCTGAGGAGAGCAGCGTCAGCGTGTCCGGCGCAGGCGGGATTCTTCGGCCATCCGGCGCTTGGTGGCGGCCCACGAGCAGATCGGGCACTCCGCCAAGTCGTGGTTTCGGGCCGGGCACCACTCCCGACCGAAGAAGATGATCTGGAGGTGCCTCCGGTTCCAGGTGTCGACGGGGAACGCCGCCTTGAGGTCCCTTTCGGTGCGCTCCACGGTGGTGCCGTTGGACAGTCCCCACCGGGCGGCCAGACGATGGATATGGGTGTCGACCGGGAAGGCGGGGACCCCGAAGGCCTGGGCCATGACCACGCTGGCTGTCTTGTGGCCTACGCCGGCCAACGACTCCAGAAATTCCCAGTCGGCGATGACATCGCCGCCAGCTTCGAGAATCTGGGTAGCGGCTCGCCACAAGTTGTTGGCCTTGGTAGGGGCAAGACCGACCTCCCGGATCAGTTCCAGGATCCTCTCCGGTCCCAGTTCGACCATCTGTTCGGGGGTGGCCGCCAGCGCGAACAGCGCCGGCGTCACCTCGTTGACCTTCTTGTCGGTGGTCTGAGCCGACAGTGCCACCGCCACCAGGAGTGTGTATGGGTCGTGGTGGTCGAGCGGGATAGGAGGATCGGGGTACAGGTCGTCGAGGATCTCCCCGATCCGGTCGGCCTTGTCATGGCGCTTCACCGCCCGGACCATAACTCCCAAGGGGTCAGAGGTTGGGCCACGGTCGGAGACCTGGCCCGAGCGGCCCGCCCGCCGACGGATCCGCGCGACACCCGGGCCACCTCCTAGTGTCGTCTCGCAGCGACGGCACCGTTTCCTCTCGCAGGAGTCGACCTTGACCACACAGGCCCGATCCACATCCAAGGCCGTCGGCGCTCCGCTCGGGCCGGGGTCACTTCTGTGGGAGACAGCGGGTGACCCGAGGAGCCTCATCCCCGGCACCGGTGCTGGGATCCTCCAGCTCATGCTGCCGAGCTTGGGCGCGGCGGTCACCGACCATTCCGACTTCTTCAGCGATCCCTATGACCGCATCTTCCGCTCCATCCCCTACATCTGGGGAAGCATCTTCGCCCCCGATGATGTCGAAGGTGATCGTCGCGGCCGGGAGATCCGAGATTTCCACCCTGACATCAAAGGGGTAGATGCCGAAGGGCGGAGGTACCACGCCCTAGATCCGGACACCTACTGGTGGGCCCATGCCACCTTCACCTGGGAGTTCTTCCGGGCACGCGAACTCTATTTTCCGTGGCCACTCAACCGAGCCCAACGCAACCAGATGTACGCCGAGTCCGTCACCTGGTATCGCCGCTACGGAGTGAGTGAACGCCCGGTGCCAGCCACCTACGACGCATTCCTGGCCCGCTTCGACGAGATCTGCCGACACGAACTGGAGCTGACCCCGGCCGTCCAATGGGTGCTGGACCCCTCGGCCAACCCGGCTACCGGCGCTCAGCGCATCTCCCTTCCGGGACCGTTCACCCCCCTCAGCGGCTTTGCTACCGACCGCATGTCAGATCTGTTGCGGGTCACCGTCTACGGCAACCTGCCAGATGTGGTCCGGCGTCGCTTCGACATGCGGTGGACCCATCAGGATCGGATCGCCTTCGCCGCGGTGTGCGCTGGGTTCCGGGCGATGGACCCCGCCATTCGGCGAGGCGCGTTGTCCAGCATCTTCCCCGAGCGGACCCCCCACCTCGATCCGCGCGATCACACCCGAGTGGTAGTGGCCGGTCCCAATCCCCGCCAGAGAGCCCGCCGGGCCCACAGCACCGCCATCGCGACGGTGGACTGAGATGGAGGCCACCATCCCGTCGTCGGATCAACCCGCACGCTTCGTGGCCCGAAGTGCCGAGACCTGGCGTGACCCGTTCGGCATGTACCGGGCACTCAGAGATGATGACCCCGTTCACCACGTGGCCGACGGAGACTTCTGGGTCCTTTCCCGCTTCGGGCACGTGTTCGATGCCGCCCGAGACCCAGGCACCTACTCATCGGCGCAGGGCCTCACCACCACCTACGGCGAACGGGAGAGGATCGGCCTCGATGTGGCCGCTCCGATCGTGATGCTCGACCCGCCCGAACACACGGCCTTTCGTCGACTGGTGGCGCGGGCCTTCACTCCTCGCCACGTGTTGGCCATCGAGCCGATGGTCCGGAATTTCGCCGTCGAACGGATCGAACGGTTACGCGCCGGGGGCGGGGGCGACGTGGTGGCCGAGCTCTTCAAGCCTCTGCCGAGCATGGTGGTGGCCCACTACCTGGGTGTGCCCGCTGAGGATCGTTCCCGGTTCGATGGATGGACGGAGGCGATTGTGGAGGCCAACGCCGACGGCAACATCATCGCCGCCGGAGATGCGCTCGGCGAGCTGCTCGGATACTTCGCCGACCTGGTGGACCGACGTCGGGTCGACCCAGGTGAGGACCTGCTCTCGATGCTGGTGACGGCCCAGGCCGAAGCGATCGCAGACGGAGACGAGGGCGCGGTGGACGACGCCCAGATCCTGGGGTTCGCCTTCACCATGGTGGCCGGGGGCAACGACACGGCCACATCACTGCTCGGAGGCTCGGCCGATCTGTTGACCCGCCACCCTCACCAGCGCCAACTCGTGGTCGACCACCCGGAGCTGCTGCCCGGTGCGGTGGAGGAGATGCTCCGACTGGTATGCCCGGTTCAGGGCCTGGCCCGTACGACCACCCGAGACGTGACCATCGACGGAACCACGATCCCCGCCGGGCGCAAGGTGCTGCTGCTGTACGCCTCGGCCAACCGCGACGACCGCGAGTTCGGTGACGGCGCGGAGACCTTCGACGTCACCCGGCCCATCTCTCGGATGATGTCGTTCTCGTATGGTCCGCATCACTGCCTCGGCGCGGCCGCGGCCCGCCTTCAAGCCCGCGTTGTGCTCGAGGAACTGCTGAACCGCTGCCCCGATTTCTCGGTCGATGGAGATGCTGGCCAGTTCGCCCCGGGAAACTACGTGCGTCGCTTCAACCACCTGCCGTTCGCACCTGGCTGAAGGCGGTCGCGGGGATCGTCCACCGCCGTGCCCCGAGTGTGGCAATCTGCCCCCATGAACTCACGGCGCACCGCATCTGTCCTTCTTGCTCTTTCGTTGCTCGCGGCATGCGGAGGCGGCGGGGGAGACGAGGAAGCTGAGACCACCACGACCGCGGCGGGGGCGACCACCACCGCCGCGGGTTCCCCGGATACGGGCTTCGAGATCCCAGAGGTCGAGTTCGAGGACGCTGATTTCCGGGTTCGATTCGTGAACGTGTTCAGCGATGGCGGGGCCGACAGCGAAGTGGACTTCTCCTGGGGCAACTACTCGGCCCGAAGCGACGCGGCCTCGCTCGGTTACGGCGAGGCGTCGGAGATGCTGGAGGGCAAGGTGCCTTCCCAGACACTCACCGATGACCCCGAAGAGGGCAAGGTCGACATGGGTGTGGTTGCCCAACGCTCGGGCGCAGCCGAAGATGACCAGCCGATCATGAGCGACGATGAGATCGTGGCCGAGGGGCAGGAGCTCATCTGGATCCTGGGAAGCGACGAGGACCCGATGAACGCGGGCGCCACCTCCGGAACCTCGCGGTGGATCTTCGTCGACGGCGGAGACGACGACGTTCCCGAGCCGGCTGCTGGTAAGGCCAACCTCTTCCTCATCGAGACCGGACTCGGCCATCTGGAGGACGATTTCGTCACCATGGGAGCGCCCGGAGCCTGCCTGAGCTTCCAGAACGACAGCGGCGGCGGCAATGCCGGCCCGGTGTTCGAGGTGGATCCAGGGTCAATGCAGATCGGCATCTACGACGCCAACGGTGGATGCAGCGAACCGACCGGCACGCTCGTCGATCTGGAGGTCAAGGCCGGGCACCGCTATCTGGTGGTGGCCTACGGGCACACCAAGCAGACCCGGACCGCCTTGATCATCGACCTGGACGAATGACCGCAGCGGCTCGGTTTCCGGCCGGGCCGATCCGCTCTATGTCGACTCGAACCGGGGTAGCTGCCTTCGTGGCTTGGCTGGCTCCTGGGTAGATTCACGGCCTTGTCCAGACCGCGCCCCAAAGGCCCCGTCCTGTGCCAGGTGGATGCCTGCCTCCGGTCTCCTCGGGCGGTGGCGGTGCTCGGCCTGTGCGCCGCCGTGGTCGCGCTGCTGTCGGAACATTTCGTGTACCCCGGGTTCTCCTGGAACCGGGACGAACCGGTCTATCTGTGGCAGTCGGGCCTGCTGCGTAGCGGGCAGTTGACCCTGGGCGATCTCGGGTTCCCGCGGGTGATGCAGCCATGGCTGTCGGGCCACCACCAGGGTGCCTTCTTCTCCCAGTACCCGCTGGGGTGGCC
The Microthrixaceae bacterium DNA segment above includes these coding regions:
- a CDS encoding intradiol ring-cleavage dioxygenase, which gives rise to MDDPKPQLRAASYEGRVLPRPDQELVDQGLAFDIGTLFTRRRMLTVAGMGVASLALAACGGSSGSDSASSTDQGSGSTTSTSSTSSSSGSSSTTGASGAEGLAEIPDETAGPYPGDGSNGPDVLTQSGVVRQDIRSSFGGPTGVAEGVEMTLDLTIVDMANGNIPFAGAAVYVWHCDREGRYSMYSEGITEENYLRGVQVADRNGVVSFTSIFPGCYSGRWPHIHFEVYGAEGDITDSTKAVATSQVALPVDASSAVYGEPGYESSARNFGSITLASDNVFGEDEGASQLGTVSGDVTNGYRVSLTVGVDTATEPTGGGMGGGGVGGGPGGPPPGR
- a CDS encoding endonuclease III, giving the protein MKRHDKADRIGEILDDLYPDPPIPLDHHDPYTLLVAVALSAQTTDKKVNEVTPALFALAATPEQMVELGPERILELIREVGLAPTKANNLWRAATQILEAGGDVIADWEFLESLAGVGHKTASVVMAQAFGVPAFPVDTHIHRLAARWGLSNGTTVERTERDLKAAFPVDTWNRRHLQIIFFGREWCPARNHDLAECPICSWAATKRRMAEESRLRRTR
- a CDS encoding DUF2236 domain-containing protein, whose protein sequence is MTTQARSTSKAVGAPLGPGSLLWETAGDPRSLIPGTGAGILQLMLPSLGAAVTDHSDFFSDPYDRIFRSIPYIWGSIFAPDDVEGDRRGREIRDFHPDIKGVDAEGRRYHALDPDTYWWAHATFTWEFFRARELYFPWPLNRAQRNQMYAESVTWYRRYGVSERPVPATYDAFLARFDEICRHELELTPAVQWVLDPSANPATGAQRISLPGPFTPLSGFATDRMSDLLRVTVYGNLPDVVRRRFDMRWTHQDRIAFAAVCAGFRAMDPAIRRGALSSIFPERTPHLDPRDHTRVVVAGPNPRQRARRAHSTAIATVD
- a CDS encoding cytochrome P450; its protein translation is MEATIPSSDQPARFVARSAETWRDPFGMYRALRDDDPVHHVADGDFWVLSRFGHVFDAARDPGTYSSAQGLTTTYGERERIGLDVAAPIVMLDPPEHTAFRRLVARAFTPRHVLAIEPMVRNFAVERIERLRAGGGGDVVAELFKPLPSMVVAHYLGVPAEDRSRFDGWTEAIVEANADGNIIAAGDALGELLGYFADLVDRRRVDPGEDLLSMLVTAQAEAIADGDEGAVDDAQILGFAFTMVAGGNDTATSLLGGSADLLTRHPHQRQLVVDHPELLPGAVEEMLRLVCPVQGLARTTTRDVTIDGTTIPAGRKVLLLYASANRDDREFGDGAETFDVTRPISRMMSFSYGPHHCLGAAAARLQARVVLEELLNRCPDFSVDGDAGQFAPGNYVRRFNHLPFAPG